A genome region from Trichosurus vulpecula isolate mTriVul1 chromosome 5, mTriVul1.pri, whole genome shotgun sequence includes the following:
- the LOC118850167 gene encoding 60S ribosomal protein L22-like encodes MAPVKKSVMKGGKKKKHVLKFTVDCAHPVEDGIMDAANFEQFLQERIKVNGKAGNLGGGVVTIERSKSKITVTSEVPFSKRYLKYLTKKYLKKNNLQDWLRVVANSKESYELQYFQINQDEEEEEEED; translated from the coding sequence ATGGCGCCTGTGAAGAAATCTGTGATGAAGGGCGGCAAAAAAAAGAAGCACGTCCTCAAATTTACCGTGGATTGTGCCCAtcctgtggaagatgggattATGGATGCAGCTAATTTCGAGCAGTTTTTACAAGAACGAATCAAAGTGAATGGAAAGGCTGGCAACCTCGGGGGCGGAGTTGTGACCATTGAGAGAAGCAAGAGCAAGATCACCGTGACGTCAGAGGTGCCGTTTTCTAAAAGGTATTTGAAGTACCTGACAAAGAAATACTTAAAGAAGAACAATCTTCAAGATTGGCTTCGGGTGGTGGCCAATAGCAAGGAGAGTTATGAATTACAGTACTTCCAGATCAaccaggatgaagaggaggaagaggaggaggattaa